From Brevibacillus marinus, a single genomic window includes:
- a CDS encoding NAD(P)/FAD-dependent oxidoreductase yields MSSLQKDEQIYDLTIIGGGPVGLFAAFYGGMRQASVKIIESMPQLGGQLSALYPEKFIYDVAGFPKVRAQELVDGLKQQIAHFNPTICLEEKVENVVKKADNVFEITSDKGIHYSRAVIITAGAGAFAPRKLEHPDAPKYEKTNLHYFVTDLNAFAGQRVLVVGGGDSAVDWALMLEPIASQVTLIHRRDKFRAHEHSVEMLYKSKVDVKTPYEITKLIGEERIERVVIQNNTTKEESELEVDAVIVNFGFVSSLGPIKEWGLQLEKGAIAVNSKMETNIPGIYAAGDIATYPGKVKLIAVGFGEAPTAVNNAISYINPDAKLQPGHSSSMNFGQ; encoded by the coding sequence TTGAGTTCGTTGCAAAAGGACGAGCAGATTTATGATCTTACCATCATTGGGGGCGGGCCCGTCGGCTTGTTTGCGGCCTTTTACGGCGGCATGCGGCAGGCTAGTGTAAAAATTATTGAAAGTATGCCGCAGCTCGGCGGCCAGCTCTCTGCCTTGTACCCGGAAAAGTTTATCTACGACGTGGCGGGCTTTCCCAAAGTCCGGGCGCAGGAACTGGTCGACGGGCTGAAGCAGCAGATCGCCCATTTCAACCCGACGATCTGCCTTGAGGAAAAAGTGGAAAACGTGGTGAAAAAAGCGGACAACGTTTTTGAAATCACCAGCGACAAGGGCATTCACTATTCCCGCGCCGTGATCATCACAGCGGGCGCCGGTGCGTTTGCGCCGCGCAAACTGGAGCATCCGGACGCGCCCAAATACGAAAAAACGAATCTGCACTACTTCGTCACCGACCTGAACGCCTTTGCCGGACAGCGGGTGCTGGTTGTCGGCGGCGGCGATTCGGCTGTTGACTGGGCGCTGATGCTGGAACCGATCGCTTCACAGGTCACGCTGATCCACCGCCGCGACAAATTCCGGGCCCATGAACACAGTGTCGAAATGCTTTACAAGTCCAAAGTGGACGTGAAAACTCCCTATGAAATCACAAAACTGATCGGCGAAGAGCGCATCGAACGGGTCGTGATCCAGAACAACACGACCAAGGAAGAGAGCGAACTGGAAGTGGATGCGGTCATCGTCAACTTCGGCTTTGTCTCCTCGCTTGGCCCGATCAAGGAATGGGGCCTGCAGCTGGAAAAAGGAGCGATCGCCGTCAACTCGAAAATGGAAACCAACATCCCCGGCATCTATGCCGCGGGAGACATCGCTACCTACCCTGGCAAAGTGAAGCTGATCGCCGTCGGGTTCGGCGAAGCGCCGACCGCAGTCAACAATGCCATTTCCTACATCAATCCCGACGCCAAACTGCAGCCCGGCCACTCTTCCAGCATGAATTTTGGCCAGTAA
- the erpA gene encoding iron-sulfur cluster insertion protein ErpA translates to MITLTEQASSKVKELLKEENNPKLFLRFGVQLGGCSGLTYGLGWDEELKDGDHVFEQNGVKIVVDKDSYPYIKGTEIDYKESMMGGGFSINNPNAIASCGCGSSFRTVTEAGKPEEC, encoded by the coding sequence GTGATCACCTTGACGGAACAAGCCAGCAGCAAAGTGAAAGAGTTGCTGAAGGAAGAAAACAATCCGAAGCTGTTCCTGCGTTTCGGCGTGCAGCTGGGCGGCTGCAGCGGGTTAACCTATGGTTTGGGTTGGGATGAGGAACTGAAAGACGGCGACCATGTCTTTGAACAAAATGGGGTAAAGATCGTTGTCGACAAGGACAGCTATCCATACATCAAAGGTACGGAAATCGATTACAAAGAGTCGATGATGGGCGGTGGATTCAGCATCAACAACCCGAATGCCATCGCCAGCTGCGGCTGCGGTTCTTCCTTCCGCACGGTGACAGAAGCTGGCAAACCCGAAGAGTGCTAA
- a CDS encoding aspartyl-phosphate phosphatase Spo0E family protein — protein sequence MRENLLEKMELLRQQMILIALEFGLDHPDVLSYSQEIDRLHNQLLQLDSKQGRSEKRHKYRLYICEKRAHFA from the coding sequence ATGAGGGAAAACTTACTCGAAAAAATGGAGCTCCTTCGACAGCAAATGATCCTGATTGCTTTGGAGTTTGGGCTAGATCACCCGGACGTACTCTCATACAGCCAGGAGATCGACAGGCTTCACAATCAGCTGCTGCAATTGGACAGCAAACAAGGCAGGTCTGAAAAGAGACACAAATATCGGCTCTACATCTGCGAAAAGCGGGCGCATTTTGCTTAA
- the mqnE gene encoding aminofutalosine synthase MqnE yields MSILQLQLQDKALEPIIEKVTAGERLSLSDGLALYQSDDLMTIGQLANYVNQQKNGDRVYFIQNLYINPTNVCEAHCKFCGFRRDQGEAGAYTMDKDELLEYVDKRYHAGIREFHVVGGHNPHVGFDYYVETLRTLKQAYPHVTIKAYTGAEIEFFSRLAGISIREVLQELMKAGLESLTGGGAEILTERYRAKMSPEKASTDQWLEVHRTAHQLGLRTHSTMLYGSIETLEERLIHMIRIRELQDETNGFLVFIPLAVQPLKASAGIKRRTSAIDDLKTIAISRLMVDNVPHIKAYFINIGTQLTQVSLTMGASDVHGTLIEERISHSAGALTQQALTVDELVWLIKGAGRRAIERDTFYNPIKEY; encoded by the coding sequence ATGTCCATCCTGCAACTTCAGTTGCAAGACAAAGCATTGGAACCGATTATCGAAAAAGTGACCGCAGGGGAACGGCTGTCCCTCTCTGATGGATTGGCTCTGTACCAATCTGACGATTTGATGACGATCGGGCAGCTTGCCAACTACGTCAACCAGCAAAAAAACGGCGACCGGGTATACTTCATCCAAAACCTGTACATCAACCCGACAAATGTGTGCGAGGCCCACTGCAAGTTTTGCGGTTTTCGCCGCGATCAGGGGGAAGCGGGCGCCTACACGATGGACAAGGACGAGCTGCTGGAATACGTGGACAAGCGCTACCATGCGGGCATTCGCGAATTCCACGTCGTCGGAGGGCACAATCCGCACGTCGGGTTTGATTACTACGTGGAGACATTGCGCACGTTGAAACAAGCCTACCCGCACGTGACGATCAAGGCTTACACCGGCGCGGAGATCGAGTTTTTCTCCCGCCTCGCGGGCATCAGCATCCGGGAGGTGCTGCAGGAACTGATGAAAGCCGGGCTGGAATCGCTTACCGGCGGGGGAGCCGAGATTTTGACAGAGCGCTATCGCGCAAAAATGAGTCCGGAAAAAGCGAGCACCGACCAGTGGCTGGAAGTGCATCGGACGGCCCACCAATTGGGGCTGCGCACCCACTCGACGATGCTGTACGGCTCGATTGAAACCTTGGAAGAGCGGCTCATTCACATGATCCGCATCCGCGAACTGCAGGATGAAACAAACGGCTTTTTGGTCTTTATTCCGCTGGCCGTCCAACCGCTGAAAGCCTCGGCGGGGATCAAGCGGCGCACCTCGGCGATTGACGACCTGAAGACGATCGCGATCAGCCGCTTGATGGTCGACAATGTGCCGCACATCAAGGCGTACTTCATCAATATCGGGACACAGCTGACGCAGGTCAGCCTGACGATGGGCGCCTCCGACGTGCACGGGACGTTGATTGAGGAACGGATCAGCCACTCCGCCGGCGCTTTGACCCAGCAGGCGCTTACCGTTGATGAGCTGGTCTGGTTGATCAAGGGGGCTGGCAGACGAGCAATCGAACGGGATACCTTTTACAATCCGATCAAGGAATATTAA
- a CDS encoding DUF1450 domain-containing protein — MKPLVEFCASNVSSYSKETMERLENDPELDADVLEYGCLGYCGECYMAPFALVNGDFVTAETPQELFAKIKQQLREEQADMDQDWPDE; from the coding sequence ATGAAGCCATTAGTCGAATTTTGTGCCAGCAACGTATCTTCTTACAGCAAAGAAACGATGGAACGGTTGGAGAATGACCCGGAACTGGACGCAGACGTACTGGAATACGGCTGTCTGGGTTACTGCGGAGAATGCTACATGGCTCCCTTCGCTCTCGTCAACGGGGATTTTGTCACAGCGGAAACGCCGCAGGAGCTGTTTGCCAAAATCAAACAACAACTGCGGGAAGAACAAGCCGACATGGATCAGGATTGGCCTGATGAATAA